Proteins encoded by one window of Nitrincola iocasae:
- a CDS encoding phage tail tape measure protein, with the protein MSNRRLTAELILSTIDKASAPLKKVMQGSKQTAAALRASKEQLSRLQRQQKDISSFQQLQRATKKNRTELQQASETARRLRQQLTATENPSKRLSQQYQRAAQQVNNLRQKQIRHLATLRTAKQRLGEVGIDVRQLSQHNLKLSQDIDTATRSMRRQQNELDRLTRRQERMRAASASFAATQETANHIAGAGFRAAAMGSTISYSAMRVIRPGMEFDAAMSQVQALTRLNKESEQYIALRKQARDLGASTSFSASDAAAGQGYLAMAGFTPEAIIDAMPGMLSLAKAAGIELGQAADIGSNILTGFNMSAGDMGRAGDVLVATFTRANVDLAMLGDTMKYVAPVASGLGGTLEEAAAMAGKLGDAGIQGSMAGTALRSIYSRMTAPPKAAADALAELGIQAQDAQGNLRPMTDLLSELHDKTKDLGAAQRAASFKAIAGQEAFSALAVLTNQAGTGDLQKLISELQNATGEAMRTAATQADNAAGDLLSLKSAAQDVAIELTELNDGPLRGAIQMITSIVRGTGNWIKENPVLAGTIAKVAVVAGVLLVAFGTLALAVSALMGPLAIMRWVFVAAGIRGGALGTVLTTLGRTVLPMLGHAIMWVGKAFLTNPIGLAVAAIAAAAYLIYRNWEPIKAFFTGLWQQVKEAFSGGIAGVGALLLNWSPLGILYSVIQSGLATLGIELPTQFSDFGSMLMQGLINGITGRIDQVREKITSVGSSISGWFKNILGINSPSVVFTDHGADVMAGLQQGLGNGESAVMESIVSIAGRLMEKGRELAGRLRSTLGDLKNSALDRLNTAGGWLRERLGFDQPELQPAGAGGGFQFDNRPALQPRAASTRGNSLSIGEIHVHAAPGMDAEAVARMVAMEIQRLQLQQAASTRSQLRDED; encoded by the coding sequence GTGAGCAATAGACGCCTGACCGCCGAGCTAATTCTCAGCACCATCGACAAGGCTTCTGCCCCGCTGAAGAAGGTAATGCAGGGCAGTAAGCAGACCGCTGCAGCATTGCGTGCATCAAAGGAACAACTATCTAGATTGCAGCGGCAGCAGAAAGACATCAGCTCATTTCAGCAGCTGCAGCGAGCCACAAAGAAGAATCGAACCGAACTCCAACAGGCTTCAGAAACTGCCCGGCGGTTGCGGCAACAACTGACAGCCACTGAAAACCCCAGCAAACGACTTAGCCAGCAATATCAGCGAGCCGCACAGCAGGTAAACAACCTGCGGCAAAAACAAATCCGCCACCTCGCCACACTCAGGACCGCAAAACAGCGCCTGGGCGAAGTGGGTATCGATGTAAGACAGCTTTCACAGCACAACCTGAAACTATCGCAGGATATCGATACAGCGACAAGGTCCATGCGACGGCAGCAGAATGAGCTGGATCGCTTAACACGCAGACAAGAACGGATGAGGGCTGCTTCGGCAAGCTTTGCAGCTACACAGGAAACCGCCAATCATATTGCAGGGGCTGGCTTTAGAGCTGCTGCAATGGGCAGTACCATCAGTTACAGCGCCATGCGGGTCATTAGACCAGGCATGGAGTTTGATGCCGCCATGAGCCAGGTACAGGCTCTTACGAGACTGAACAAAGAGTCTGAGCAGTACATTGCACTACGCAAACAAGCCCGTGATCTGGGTGCATCCACTTCTTTCTCTGCTTCTGATGCCGCCGCTGGACAAGGTTATCTGGCGATGGCCGGTTTCACCCCCGAAGCAATCATCGACGCAATGCCAGGCATGCTGTCGCTGGCAAAGGCCGCTGGCATTGAACTCGGCCAGGCAGCAGACATCGGCTCGAACATTCTAACCGGATTTAATATGTCCGCCGGTGACATGGGCCGTGCTGGTGATGTACTGGTTGCTACCTTTACACGGGCAAACGTTGACCTGGCTATGCTGGGCGACACCATGAAGTACGTCGCGCCGGTAGCCTCGGGTCTCGGTGGAACCCTGGAAGAAGCCGCCGCTATGGCGGGTAAGCTCGGTGATGCAGGTATTCAAGGCAGTATGGCTGGTACTGCTCTCCGGTCTATATACAGCCGTATGACCGCACCGCCAAAAGCGGCCGCCGATGCCCTCGCAGAACTCGGCATTCAAGCTCAAGATGCGCAGGGTAACCTGCGGCCAATGACTGACCTGCTAAGTGAACTACACGACAAAACCAAAGACCTTGGCGCAGCACAGCGAGCGGCCAGTTTTAAGGCAATTGCGGGTCAAGAAGCCTTCTCCGCACTTGCTGTGCTGACCAATCAAGCCGGTACCGGAGATCTGCAAAAGCTGATCAGTGAGCTTCAAAACGCCACGGGCGAAGCAATGCGTACTGCAGCGACACAGGCAGACAATGCCGCTGGTGATTTGCTGTCACTCAAAAGCGCTGCCCAGGATGTTGCTATAGAGCTGACAGAGCTGAACGATGGCCCACTCCGTGGAGCCATTCAAATGATTACCAGCATAGTGCGAGGTACTGGCAACTGGATCAAAGAAAACCCAGTACTGGCTGGCACGATCGCTAAGGTAGCCGTTGTCGCCGGGGTGCTACTTGTAGCCTTCGGCACCTTGGCACTGGCAGTTTCAGCGCTGATGGGACCACTGGCAATCATGCGCTGGGTATTTGTTGCTGCTGGCATCAGAGGTGGTGCTCTAGGTACTGTTTTGACCACCTTAGGTAGAACAGTGCTGCCCATGCTCGGTCACGCAATCATGTGGGTCGGCAAAGCCTTTCTCACCAACCCGATCGGCCTTGCCGTTGCAGCAATTGCCGCAGCGGCCTACCTGATCTACCGCAACTGGGAGCCCATCAAAGCCTTCTTTACCGGCCTGTGGCAACAGGTGAAAGAAGCCTTCAGCGGCGGTATCGCCGGAGTGGGTGCCCTACTGCTCAACTGGTCCCCACTGGGAATACTCTACTCAGTCATTCAGAGTGGGCTGGCCACCCTGGGTATTGAACTACCAACGCAGTTTAGTGACTTCGGCAGCATGCTCATGCAAGGCCTGATCAACGGCATTACTGGACGCATTGACCAGGTTAGGGAAAAGATCACCTCTGTGGGTTCATCCATATCCGGCTGGTTCAAAAACATATTGGGCATCAACTCACCCAGCGTGGTGTTTACAGATCACGGCGCTGACGTCATGGCCGGCCTGCAGCAAGGCCTGGGTAACGGCGAAAGCGCTGTAATGGAGTCAATCGTGAGCATTGCTGGCCGTCTGATGGAAAAAGGCCGCGAACTGGCTGGCAGGCTGCGCAGTACGCTCGGTGATTTGAAAAACAGCGCCCTGGACAGACTCAACACAGCCGGTGGCTGGCTACGTGAACGGCTTGGATTTGACCAGCCTGAGCTGCAACCTGCTGGAGCAGGTGGTGGCTTTCAGTTCGACAACCGCCCTGCACTACAACCACGGGCAGCCAGTACAAGAGGCAACAGCCTCAGCATTGGCGAGATACACGTCCATGCCGCACCGGGTATGGATGCCGAAGCCGTAGCCAGAATGGTGGCCATGGAGATCCAGAGGCTGCAACTGCAACAAGCTGCCAGCACCCGATCACAGCTAAGAGATGAGGACTAA
- a CDS encoding phage tail sheath protein — translation MATEYHHGVRVIEINEGTRPIRTVSTAVIGLVATAEDADVDYFPANKPKLITNVLEAIGQAGVSGTLSKALDAIADQTKPIIVAVRVPEGIDAAATTSNLIGSVTANGEYTGMKALMAAESQFGVKPRILGVPGLDDQAVAAELVGIAEQMRAFAYISAFGAATKEEAVTYRDNFGSREAMVIWPDFLGWDTVASEETTLYATARALGLRAKIDQEVGWHKTLSNVSVNGVTGINKDIYWDLQNPATDAGYLNENEVTTLINRDGFRFWGSRTCSADPLFAFENYTRSAHVIADTMAEAHMWSVDKPMHASLIRDIIEGINAKFREWKALGYLIDGSAWYDDTVNSEETLKAGKLYIDYDYTPVPPLENLMFRQRITDRYLADFASQINA, via the coding sequence ATGGCAACCGAATACCATCACGGCGTCCGCGTCATAGAGATCAACGAGGGCACCCGCCCGATCCGGACCGTATCGACGGCCGTGATCGGTCTGGTGGCTACCGCTGAAGACGCAGACGTTGACTACTTCCCGGCTAACAAGCCGAAACTGATCACCAACGTCCTGGAGGCAATCGGCCAGGCCGGTGTCTCCGGTACACTATCCAAGGCACTGGACGCGATTGCTGACCAGACCAAACCCATCATCGTCGCAGTGCGGGTGCCGGAAGGCATCGATGCAGCGGCCACCACCAGCAACCTGATCGGCTCTGTCACTGCCAACGGTGAATACACCGGCATGAAGGCACTGATGGCGGCTGAGAGTCAGTTCGGCGTCAAGCCTCGCATTCTGGGTGTACCAGGGCTGGATGATCAGGCCGTTGCAGCGGAGCTGGTCGGCATTGCCGAGCAGATGCGGGCCTTTGCTTACATCAGCGCATTTGGTGCAGCCACCAAAGAAGAGGCCGTCACCTACCGTGACAACTTCGGCAGCCGCGAAGCGATGGTGATCTGGCCAGACTTCCTGGGCTGGGATACGGTCGCCAGTGAGGAAACCACCCTGTATGCCACCGCCCGAGCCCTGGGCCTACGCGCCAAGATCGACCAGGAGGTTGGCTGGCACAAAACCCTGTCCAACGTCTCAGTGAATGGTGTCACCGGCATCAACAAGGACATCTACTGGGATCTGCAGAACCCGGCTACCGATGCCGGTTATCTGAACGAAAACGAAGTCACCACCCTGATCAACCGTGATGGCTTCCGCTTCTGGGGATCTCGCACCTGCTCAGCGGATCCGCTGTTTGCATTCGAGAACTATACCCGTAGCGCCCACGTCATTGCCGACACCATGGCCGAAGCGCACATGTGGTCCGTAGACAAGCCGATGCATGCCAGCCTGATCCGCGACATTATCGAGGGCATCAACGCCAAGTTCCGTGAATGGAAGGCGCTGGGCTACCTCATCGATGGCTCTGCCTGGTACGACGACACAGTGAACAGCGAGGAAACCCTCAAAGCTGGCAAGCTGTACATCGACTACGACTACACCCCGGTGCCACCGTTGGAGAACCTGATGTTCCGCCAGCGCATCACCGATCGCTACCTGGCCGACTTCGCCAGCCAGATCAACGCATAA
- a CDS encoding contractile injection system protein, VgrG/Pvc8 family, producing the protein MTLRARSADFKGSIKRKREQSYHGVKLGDILSSIAARNGLQLAMDASLASTPIDHLDQTSESDINLLTRLGEQYGAVATVKDNRLVFKPAGTGTTASGTEIPAITINRRDGDQHQYQRAERNSDYTGVQTHWQDTGTGEQQTVTVGSDENAKVLRHPHPNQAEAESAAKAEWRKLNRAGGKLTLTLAEGLAELYPETPVNVVGFKAEIDGTDWVTERVVHTVSEGGFTTQGELEVKG; encoded by the coding sequence TTGACCCTGCGAGCCCGATCGGCAGACTTCAAAGGCAGCATCAAGCGTAAACGGGAGCAGAGCTATCACGGAGTTAAACTTGGCGATATCCTCAGCAGCATTGCCGCCCGCAACGGCCTGCAGCTGGCAATGGATGCAAGCCTGGCAAGCACACCAATCGATCACCTGGACCAGACCAGCGAGAGCGACATCAACCTGCTAACCCGCCTCGGTGAGCAATACGGCGCGGTGGCCACCGTGAAAGATAATCGCCTGGTGTTTAAACCAGCCGGTACCGGAACCACAGCCAGCGGTACCGAGATCCCCGCGATCACCATCAACCGCCGTGATGGCGACCAGCACCAATACCAGCGTGCTGAACGCAACAGCGATTACACAGGGGTTCAGACTCATTGGCAGGATACCGGTACCGGTGAGCAGCAAACAGTGACCGTAGGCAGCGACGAAAATGCCAAGGTATTGCGGCACCCTCACCCGAATCAGGCAGAAGCGGAGAGTGCTGCCAAAGCCGAATGGCGCAAGCTAAACCGCGCCGGTGGCAAGCTGACGCTGACCCTGGCTGAAGGGCTGGCAGAACTCTACCCAGAAACGCCGGTGAATGTCGTAGGGTTTAAGGCAGAGATTGATGGAACGGACTGGGTGACAGAGCGCGTTGTGCACACAGTGAGTGAGGGTGGGTTTACTACGCAGGGGGAGTTGGAGGTTAAGGGGTAG
- a CDS encoding baseplate assembly protein, producing MSGGFTAIDLAQLPVPDVIEIIDYETILADMKTDLIARDAALVDTLQLESEPIVKLLQVCAFRETVLRQRVNEAAKACMLAYALDADLDNLGSLFGVPRLLIDAGDPNAVPPVPAVYEDNEDYRRRITLALEGYSTAGPEGAYIFHALSADGDVLDASAISPIPGDVVVTVLSRTGDGSASQSLLDAVDATLSAESVRPLTDHVIVQSAAITNYTIEATLYFYAGPGSAEVMASAQAAAEAYTTKQHALGRDVTLSGIYAALHQPGVQRVELASPLADIEVDRQQATYCTGISLTNGGIDE from the coding sequence GTGAGTGGCGGCTTTACTGCAATCGACCTCGCCCAGCTACCCGTTCCGGATGTAATCGAGATCATCGATTACGAGACCATCCTGGCTGATATGAAAACTGATTTGATCGCACGCGATGCGGCGCTCGTTGACACTCTGCAGCTGGAGTCTGAACCGATCGTCAAGCTGCTGCAGGTCTGTGCCTTCCGTGAGACAGTACTGCGGCAGCGTGTGAATGAAGCAGCCAAGGCCTGCATGCTGGCCTATGCGCTGGATGCTGACCTGGATAATCTAGGATCTCTGTTCGGTGTGCCTCGCCTATTGATTGATGCTGGCGATCCCAATGCAGTACCACCCGTGCCTGCCGTATACGAGGATAATGAAGATTATCGCCGACGTATCACCCTAGCACTGGAGGGATACAGCACCGCAGGACCGGAAGGCGCCTATATTTTCCACGCTCTGAGTGCTGATGGTGATGTGCTGGATGCCAGTGCGATAAGCCCTATCCCAGGGGACGTTGTTGTGACTGTGCTATCCCGCACCGGTGACGGCTCAGCCAGCCAATCCCTCCTGGATGCCGTCGACGCAACACTGTCAGCCGAATCTGTTCGCCCGCTGACCGATCACGTCATCGTGCAAAGCGCTGCCATTACCAACTACACCATTGAAGCGACCCTGTATTTCTATGCTGGCCCCGGCAGTGCGGAGGTAATGGCATCCGCTCAGGCGGCAGCCGAAGCCTACACGACCAAGCAACACGCGCTCGGCCGTGATGTCACCCTATCCGGCATTTATGCGGCATTGCATCAGCCAGGGGTCCAGCGTGTTGAACTGGCATCTCCGTTAGCCGACATCGAGGTTGACCGTCAACAGGCCACCTACTGCACCGGAATCAGCCTGACCAATGGTGGCATCGATGAGTAG
- a CDS encoding phage major tail tube protein, which translates to MALPRKLKNMNLFENGISYAGQIEEVVPPVLTRIMEDFRGGGMNAPIKTDHGMEALSMEWTCGGLMREPLLQFGITRHDGVLLRFAGAYQRDDTGAVDAVEITCRGRHSSIDMGTGKPGDQSPFKVTSELSYYKLTINGIEVIEIDIINMIERVAGVDRLADQRKAIGL; encoded by the coding sequence ATGGCACTGCCCCGTAAACTGAAGAACATGAACCTGTTTGAGAATGGTATCTCCTACGCTGGACAGATTGAGGAGGTTGTCCCTCCTGTACTCACCCGAATCATGGAGGACTTCCGTGGGGGCGGCATGAACGCACCCATCAAGACGGACCACGGCATGGAAGCCCTGTCCATGGAATGGACTTGCGGCGGCCTCATGCGAGAGCCGCTGCTCCAATTCGGCATCACCCGTCACGATGGCGTGCTGCTGCGCTTTGCCGGTGCCTACCAGCGCGATGATACCGGTGCTGTAGATGCAGTCGAAATCACCTGCCGTGGCCGCCACAGCTCCATTGATATGGGCACAGGCAAGCCAGGTGACCAAAGCCCGTTCAAAGTCACCAGCGAGCTGAGCTACTACAAGCTCACAATCAACGGCATCGAGGTGATCGAAATCGACATCATCAACATGATCGAACGGGTCGCAGGCGTCGACCGGCTGGCTGACCAACGTAAAGCGATCGGCTTATAA
- a CDS encoding BRCT domain-containing protein produces the protein MASQKVVSITYTDLGGNTTERSIEIRSADDERFSAICHVSHAPRTFRFDRVSAVKSDTGQPIDRDTWIKTVSGNDIPYREPTRKRPVETDGRVSVLFTGLGNALKPYAISLAEEHDLRVVQKSVSARLGFLVTGPTAGPSKVAKAKEQGVQIISYEAFLMLLETGELDIE, from the coding sequence ATGGCCAGCCAGAAGGTGGTCAGCATCACCTATACCGATCTGGGTGGAAACACCACTGAGCGCAGCATTGAGATCCGTTCTGCTGATGATGAACGCTTCAGTGCTATCTGCCACGTAAGCCACGCCCCGCGTACCTTCCGCTTTGACCGAGTCTCAGCCGTCAAAAGTGACACCGGCCAACCGATCGACCGCGACACCTGGATCAAAACTGTCAGCGGTAACGATATTCCCTACCGAGAACCCACCCGTAAACGACCAGTAGAAACTGATGGTCGGGTGAGTGTGCTGTTCACCGGGCTGGGTAACGCCCTGAAGCCCTATGCTATTTCGCTTGCTGAGGAACATGATCTGAGGGTGGTTCAAAAGAGCGTCAGTGCCCGGCTTGGTTTTCTAGTAACCGGGCCAACAGCAGGTCCGAGTAAAGTTGCTAAAGCAAAAGAGCAAGGTGTTCAGATAATTTCCTATGAAGCATTTTTGATGTTGTTAGAGACTGGAGAGCTTGATATTGAGTAA
- a CDS encoding phage tail assembly protein has translation MTTKDTEKTQTPAQTEVTQAEPKELPPYSVQLDEPIKRGDQVINVITLRKPRSGELRGLSLQEVLQLDYNSLQKLLPRISTPTLTEQDVANMDTADLTAVGTELVGFFVQKQRKEEAYLQA, from the coding sequence ATGACAACCAAAGACACTGAAAAAACCCAGACACCAGCCCAAACCGAAGTTACCCAGGCAGAACCCAAAGAACTGCCGCCGTATTCTGTACAGCTGGACGAACCCATCAAACGTGGCGATCAGGTCATCAACGTAATCACGCTGCGCAAACCCCGCTCAGGTGAACTGCGTGGACTCAGCCTCCAGGAAGTACTCCAGCTGGATTACAACAGCCTGCAGAAGCTGCTGCCCCGTATCAGCACCCCAACGCTAACAGAACAGGACGTAGCCAACATGGATACCGCCGATCTGACCGCGGTGGGCACTGAGCTTGTGGGTTTTTTCGTACAGAAGCAGCGCAAGGAAGAGGCCTACCTGCAAGCGTAG
- a CDS encoding GpE family phage tail protein, which yields MADIAMVFHWRPCDMADMELVELMDWREKARRRWEGDDK from the coding sequence ATAGCGGATATCGCCATGGTTTTCCACTGGCGACCCTGCGACATGGCCGACATGGAACTGGTTGAACTGATGGACTGGCGAGAAAAGGCGCGCAGGCGCTGGGAAGGAGATGATAAGTGA
- a CDS encoding phage tail protein I yields MSSLLPPNATDTERAIEATTQRTTNLPVPLRTLWNHDTCPADLLPWLAWSLSIDSWKDYWPEAVKRQRIRDAIEIQRRKGTAKSVRDVVKSFGGGLAMREWWQKTPAGTPHTFELILTLGGSVPATAEYQEDIINEVRRTKPVRSHFTFTAGISAAGGLGLGGILRTAVFARLSLTEKPFQGGIGFQGVIRPVTYTRLSTQEA; encoded by the coding sequence ATGAGTAGCCTACTGCCCCCTAACGCCACAGACACAGAACGCGCAATCGAAGCCACCACCCAGCGCACCACCAACCTGCCGGTGCCACTGCGTACCCTGTGGAACCATGACACCTGCCCGGCGGATCTGCTGCCCTGGTTAGCCTGGTCTCTGTCTATCGACAGTTGGAAAGACTATTGGCCAGAGGCAGTAAAACGGCAGCGTATTCGTGATGCTATTGAGATCCAGCGGCGTAAGGGTACCGCCAAATCAGTGCGTGACGTGGTCAAGTCATTCGGGGGTGGGCTGGCTATGCGCGAGTGGTGGCAGAAAACCCCTGCCGGTACACCGCACACCTTTGAACTGATTCTAACCCTCGGCGGCAGCGTACCGGCCACCGCCGAGTACCAGGAAGACATCATTAACGAAGTGCGCCGGACCAAACCGGTGCGCAGTCACTTTACGTTTACAGCAGGAATATCAGCTGCAGGCGGCTTAGGCTTGGGCGGGATCCTCCGCACCGCCGTATTCGCCCGCCTAAGTCTGACCGAGAAACCATTCCAGGGCGGCATCGGATTCCAGGGTGTGATCCGTCCCGTCACCTACACCCGACTGAGCACACAAGAGGCATAA
- a CDS encoding phage tail protein, giving the protein MLMSLGQFVWGINTLAYQQLQRQTNWRWAAQNRVGQRPARQFVGEGDDTITLSGWLSPELVGDRNSIDTLRYMGDQGLPYVLVDATGRVYGLWVIEGISETGTLFRVDSLPRRIEFSLTLNRVDDNRIDQVGLITDPTEVIA; this is encoded by the coding sequence ATGCTGATGTCACTGGGCCAATTTGTATGGGGTATCAATACCCTGGCTTACCAGCAGCTGCAGCGACAGACCAACTGGCGTTGGGCAGCACAGAACCGGGTCGGCCAACGTCCGGCACGGCAATTCGTAGGCGAAGGCGACGACACCATCACCCTGTCCGGCTGGCTGTCACCCGAACTGGTTGGCGATCGTAACTCAATCGATACCCTGCGCTACATGGGCGATCAGGGCTTGCCTTATGTACTGGTGGATGCCACTGGCCGTGTGTACGGCCTCTGGGTAATCGAAGGGATCAGCGAAACCGGCACACTGTTCAGAGTAGACAGCCTCCCCCGCCGTATCGAATTCAGCCTGACACTAAACCGCGTCGACGACAACCGCATCGACCAGGTGGGCCTGATCACCGACCCAACCGAGGTCATTGCATGA
- a CDS encoding phage baseplate assembly protein V gives MNIADLNRRLESLIRLGSIAEVDHAGRKLRVKTGGLLTGWLPWPAEVGRNYRRWRPLRTGTQVVLACPSGDPAQAVIIQILYTTALNAPSADPDIDLIQFDNGSYIEHNAVNNTLNIHCSGEITLSYEHLFMKGPVTQTGGDMTSDGISAQNHTHGGITPGPANTGEPE, from the coding sequence ATGAATATTGCTGACCTGAACCGCCGACTCGAATCACTGATCCGCCTGGGCTCCATTGCCGAGGTGGATCACGCTGGCCGTAAGCTGCGGGTAAAAACTGGAGGACTGCTGACCGGCTGGCTGCCATGGCCTGCTGAGGTTGGCCGCAATTATCGCCGCTGGCGACCACTGCGCACCGGCACCCAGGTGGTGTTGGCCTGCCCGTCTGGAGATCCGGCGCAGGCTGTCATCATCCAGATCCTCTACACCACAGCACTCAATGCGCCCAGTGCAGATCCGGACATTGATCTGATTCAGTTCGATAATGGCAGCTATATCGAGCACAACGCAGTGAACAACACTCTGAACATCCACTGTTCTGGCGAAATAACGCTCTCTTATGAACATCTATTTATGAAAGGGCCTGTCACTCAGACAGGTGGTGATATGACCTCAGATGGCATATCGGCCCAAAACCACACCCACGGCGGTATCACACCAGGCCCAGCCAATACAGGAGAACCGGAATGA
- a CDS encoding GPW/gp25 family protein: MTAIGLNKTTGTGIEALEDHIRQSIGDILTTPVGSRVMRREYGSVIPDLIDQPLNQSTLLRLYAATAAAVMRWEPRFQISRISLQFNAPAGATVEVVGRVGNTDMTTTARVGGGL, from the coding sequence ATGACCGCCATCGGCCTGAATAAAACCACCGGCACCGGCATCGAGGCGCTTGAAGATCACATCCGCCAGAGCATCGGTGACATTCTGACAACTCCGGTAGGCTCCCGGGTGATGCGTCGCGAGTATGGCAGCGTTATCCCGGATCTGATCGACCAGCCATTGAACCAATCCACCCTGCTGCGGTTATACGCGGCCACCGCTGCAGCAGTAATGCGCTGGGAGCCCCGCTTTCAAATCAGCCGTATCAGCCTCCAGTTCAACGCACCTGCAGGCGCTACCGTGGAAGTGGTTGGCCGAGTGGGTAACACCGACATGACGACAACTGCCCGTGTAGGAGGTGGCCTGTGA
- a CDS encoding gp53-like domain-containing protein produces the protein MVLQITITDAGRAEVINADNTGTGPVTITEVGLGTGQYNPDPEQLTLTAETKRLNTIAGQVVSADIIHVTIKDETGDAYTVNEFGLYTDSGTLFAVYSDPENPIAQKASASALLLAVDITLGTLNANSLTFGDTSFAMPPASETVPGIAQAATQVETDEGTNDTKFITAKKLKNWVKQATESVLGMMKVATQAQTDEGTDDTVAVTPKKLRWGFSILLGGNGYIVFPSWMGGLIFQWGAVVIQSGNFVDVILPITFPTGIFRSTQGTQAISNLSSARSVGLQQINTSTLRVYAYSTGGENTTVEWIAIGK, from the coding sequence ATGGTACTACAAATAACCATCACGGACGCTGGCCGTGCCGAGGTAATCAACGCCGACAACACCGGCACCGGCCCGGTCACAATCACCGAAGTCGGCCTCGGCACCGGCCAGTACAACCCAGACCCAGAGCAGCTGACACTAACCGCCGAAACCAAGCGCCTAAACACTATCGCAGGTCAAGTGGTGTCAGCGGATATCATTCACGTCACAATCAAAGATGAAACCGGCGATGCCTACACAGTCAACGAGTTCGGCCTTTACACCGACAGCGGCACCCTGTTCGCCGTTTACTCTGATCCCGAAAACCCTATCGCCCAGAAAGCAAGCGCTTCAGCACTGTTACTGGCCGTAGACATCACCCTCGGCACCCTGAATGCCAACAGCTTGACGTTTGGGGATACCAGCTTTGCCATGCCACCAGCAAGTGAGACGGTACCGGGTATTGCACAGGCTGCCACGCAGGTGGAAACCGATGAAGGAACCAATGACACCAAATTCATCACTGCTAAAAAACTCAAAAACTGGGTGAAGCAAGCTACTGAATCTGTACTGGGTATGATGAAAGTAGCGACTCAGGCTCAGACTGATGAGGGGACAGATGATACCGTCGCGGTAACTCCCAAGAAGCTGAGGTGGGGGTTTTCGATTCTGTTAGGTGGTAATGGATATATTGTTTTCCCGAGCTGGATGGGTGGGCTGATTTTTCAGTGGGGGGCAGTGGTCATTCAAAGTGGGAATTTTGTAGACGTTATTTTGCCAATAACGTTCCCCACAGGAATTTTTCGATCTACTCAAGGAACCCAAGCTATAAGTAATTTATCTTCTGCAAGATCCGTTGGACTTCAACAGATAAACACATCAACTTTGAGAGTCTATGCATACTCTACTGGTGGTGAAAACACTACAGTTGAATGGATTGCGATAGGCAAATAA